One window of the Pseudochaenichthys georgianus chromosome 21, fPseGeo1.2, whole genome shotgun sequence genome contains the following:
- the LOC117466990 gene encoding uncharacterized protein, which yields MDDFVCDTLTQWQLTDLIDRFKDEGIDEESFLLLNEGTISQLIPKAGPRLKFLKKCRGLIEPAVPPTSPDVQPTATTPPSMEDQTAPVVPAMIPQTLHIIPQFDIRQILTGSTEGKLILGSLDEDVIIPSQRKCLVRILVSHLMEKFGESPTSETKKALAAALIHGFPSLKDESDTSSGFGYWFTPGRNHRPATGFLEERLRNVRKRMRKPARSQSTQQTPPQSSEAGTRRTFIPECTISEERAIQCKEWLKHNLQPLNQVEQYMQDTAVYRSMDDFVCDTLTQWQLTDLIDRFKDEGIDEESFLLLDEGTISQLIPKAGPRLKFLKKFRGLVQPSLLTYSLLKMSLYRELRMNGMN from the exons ATGGACGATTTTGTGTGTGACACATTGACACAGTGGCAGTTGACAGACCTTATTGATAGATTTAaag ACGAGGGAATTGATGAGGAgagttttcttcttttaaacgAGGGGACCATCAGCCAATTGATTCCAAAAGCTGGCCCCAGGcttaagttcctcaaaaaatgtaGAGGACTT ATTGAACCTGCTGTGCCACCTACAAGTCCTGATGTACAACCAACTGCCACAACTCCACCCTCCATGGAGGACCAAACGGCACCTGTCGTACCAGCGATGATACCTCAAACACTACATATAATTCCACAATTT GATATCCGCCAGATTCTCACAGGCTCAACTGAAGGCAAGCTGATCCTGGGGAGCCTTGATGAGGATGTGATCATCCCTTCGCAAAGAAAGTGCCTTGTCCGTATTTTGGTATCTCACCTcatggagaagtttggagagag TCCTACCAGTGAGACAAAAAAGGCCTTGGCTGCAGCTTTGATTCATGGGTTTCCCTCCTTGAAGGACGAGTCGGACACAAGCAGTGGCTTC GGATACTGGTTCACCCCAGGACGGAACCACCGCCCAGCCACTGGATTCCTCGAAGAGAGGCTTCGGAACGTCAGAAAGAGGATGAGAAAACCGGCCAGGTCACAGAGCACGCAGCAGACACCACCACAAAGTAGTGAAGCTGGCACTCGTAGGACATTCATACCAG AATGTACCATATCGGAAGAAAGAGCCATACAGTGTAAAGAATGGCTGAAACACAATTTGCAGCCCCTCAACCAGGTGGAGCAATACATGCAGGATACAGCAGTGTACAG ATCAATGGACGATTTTGTGTGTGACACATTGACACAGTGGCAGTTGACAGACCTTATTGATAGATTTAaag ACGAGGGAATTGACGAGGAGAGTTTTCTTCTTTTAGACGAGGGGACCATCAGCCAATTGATTCCAAAAGCTGGCCCCAGGcttaagttcctcaaaaaatttagaggactt GTCCAGCCCAGCCTGTTGACATACAGCTTGCTGAAAATGAGCCTGTACAGGGAGTTGAGGATGAATGGGATGAACTAG
- the LOC117466920 gene encoding uncharacterized protein, with protein MEDQTAPVVPAMIPQTLHIIPQFDIRQILTGSTEGKLILGSLDEDVIIPSQRKCLVRILVSHLMEKFGESPTSETKKALAAALIHGFPSLKDESDTSSGFGYWFTPGRNHRPATGFLEERLRNVRKRMRKPARSQSTQQTPPQSSEAGTRRTFIPECTISEERAIQCKEWLKHNLQPLNQVEQYMQDTAVYRAKSLRENGWDIQGIRQEFPHLFTPGMIAQDFQIDVPKSVPVHYRGV; from the exons ATGGAGGACCAAACGGCACCTGTCGTACCAGCGATGATACCTCAAACACTACATATAATTCCACAATTT GATATCCGCCAGATTCTCACAGGCTCAACTGAAGGCAAGCTGATCCTGGGGAGCCTTGATGAGGATGTGATCATCCCTTCGCAAAGAAAGTGCCTTGTCCGTATTTTGGTATCTCACCTcatggagaagtttggagagag TCCTACCAGTGAGACAAAAAAGGCCTTGGCTGCAGCTTTGATTCATGGGTTTCCCTCCTTGAAGGACGAGTCGGACACAAGCAGTGGCTTC GGATACTGGTTCACCCCAGGACGGAACCACCGCCCAGCCACTGGATTCCTCGAAGAGAGGCTTCGGAACGTCAGAAAGAGGATGAGAAAACCGGCCAGGTCACAGAGCACGCAGCAGACACCACCACAAAGTAGTGAAGCTGGCACTCGTAGGACATTCATACCAG AATGTACCATATCGGAAGAAAGAGCCATACAGTGTAAAGAATGGCTGAAACACAATTTGCAGCCCCTCAACCAGGTGGAGCAATACATGCAGGATACAGCAGTGTACAG GGCCAAGTCTTTAAGGGAAAACGGGTGGGACATTCAGGGGATCCGCCAAGAGTTCCCACATCTATTCACTCCAGGCATG ATTGCACAGGACTTTCAGATAGATGTACCGAAAAGTGTTCCGGTACACTATCGAGGAGTCTAA